A single Bacillus sp. HMF5848 DNA region contains:
- a CDS encoding molybdenum cofactor biosynthesis protein B gives MSSIEHKQQAPQSIRCMVITVSDTRSVDTDKSGALMKELLQEAGHVIEDYRIVKDERLAIHDAIVTGSHNRDVDVILLNGGTGIAKRDVTIETVQELLDKEMYGFGEIFRMLSYTEDIGSSAILSRAIAGVCHDTAVFSTPGSTGAVKLAMNKLILPELGHVVREIRKDL, from the coding sequence ATGAGTAGTATAGAGCACAAACAACAAGCACCCCAATCTATTCGTTGCATGGTTATCACTGTTAGTGACACGCGCTCGGTAGATACAGATAAAAGTGGTGCACTTATGAAGGAATTATTACAAGAAGCAGGGCATGTTATAGAGGATTACAGAATTGTTAAGGATGAACGGCTAGCAATTCATGACGCCATTGTAACAGGCTCCCACAACCGAGATGTCGATGTTATTCTGTTGAATGGTGGTACGGGTATCGCGAAACGTGATGTCACGATTGAAACGGTTCAAGAGTTACTTGATAAAGAAATGTATGGTTTTGGAGAAATTTTTCGGATGCTTAGCTACACAGAAGATATTGGCTCAAGCGCAATACTTTCTAGAGCAATTGCAGGAGTTTGTCATGATACGGCTGTTTTTTCAACCCCTGGATCGACAGGTGCGGTTAAACTTGCCATGAATAAACTGATACTTCCTGAATTAGGCCATGTAGTTCGTGAAATTAGAAAAGATTTATAA
- a CDS encoding universal stress protein, with the protein MSLTYNNVLVGVDGSKESEWAFKKAIDVCKRNQAQLIITHIIDTRTFATVEAYDRSITERAQSFAEELLQEYKSQAEKAGLPNVVTKIEYGSPKVKIAKDVAPSYNCDLIVCGATGMNAVERFFIGSVSEHITRYAKCDVLVVRTETDIHD; encoded by the coding sequence ATGAGTCTCACATACAATAACGTGCTAGTAGGTGTTGACGGTTCTAAAGAATCAGAATGGGCTTTTAAAAAGGCAATAGATGTTTGTAAGCGCAACCAAGCCCAACTTATTATTACCCATATTATTGACACTAGAACCTTTGCTACAGTCGAGGCTTATGACCGCTCTATTACAGAACGTGCTCAGAGCTTTGCCGAAGAATTATTACAAGAGTATAAATCGCAAGCTGAAAAAGCAGGTTTACCGAACGTTGTAACTAAAATAGAATATGGTTCTCCAAAAGTAAAAATAGCAAAAGATGTTGCTCCATCTTATAACTGTGACTTAATTGTTTGTGGTGCCACTGGTATGAACGCTGTTGAACGTTTCTTCATTGGTAGTGTCTCAGAGCATATTACAAGATACGCCAAGTGTGATGTGTTAGTGGTTCGTACTGAAACTGACATACATGACTAA
- a CDS encoding SDR family oxidoreductase: MRHALITAGGKGLGKKVTEGLLNSGYSVTINYRTDNGLLDELKNELSSFSDRVQFVQGDVTKKADLYTLVDEAYNRFGRIDCLINNAGPYIFERKKLADYTDEDWYNMIEGNLSAVFHLFKKVIPIMRDQQYGRIITYGFQGADSSSGWLHRSAFAAAKVGLVSLTKTIALEEAENSITANMVCPGNIVGDMKEASIDEALLKFDEHTPIGRSGTGEDIARVITFLCEEKSDMITGTVIEVTGGLNVINRFR; this comes from the coding sequence TTGAGACACGCACTTATTACAGCAGGTGGAAAAGGATTAGGTAAAAAGGTTACTGAAGGCTTACTTAATTCGGGCTACTCGGTGACGATTAATTATCGTACAGATAACGGATTACTCGACGAGTTGAAAAATGAATTAAGCAGCTTTAGCGATCGTGTGCAATTTGTGCAGGGGGATGTAACAAAAAAAGCTGATTTATATACGTTAGTAGATGAAGCATACAATAGGTTCGGTAGAATAGATTGTTTAATAAATAACGCGGGACCATACATTTTTGAGAGGAAAAAGCTCGCGGATTATACGGATGAAGACTGGTATAACATGATTGAGGGAAACTTAAGTGCTGTTTTTCATCTGTTTAAAAAGGTTATACCTATTATGCGAGACCAACAGTATGGGCGTATTATTACATATGGATTTCAAGGTGCGGATTCATCTTCAGGTTGGTTACATCGTTCCGCTTTTGCTGCAGCAAAAGTCGGTCTAGTGTCACTAACAAAAACGATTGCGTTAGAGGAAGCAGAAAACAGTATTACAGCTAATATGGTGTGTCCCGGTAATATTGTTGGGGACATGAAAGAGGCAAGCATAGATGAGGCACTACTAAAGTTTGATGAACATACACCTATCGGTCGTTCAGGTACTGGTGAGGATATTGCAAGAGTGATAACCTTCCTATGTGAAGAAAAATCAGATATGATAACAGGTACTGTAATTGAAGTGACAGGTGGATTAAATGTTATAAATAGGTTTAGATAA
- the argH gene encoding argininosuccinate lyase — translation MTTKLWGGRFTKSTVEWVDEFGASISFDKELVEEDIQGSIAHATMLKATGILSDQEGTIIIEGLQDLLREAKRGKLAYSEENEDIHLNIEKFLIERIGPVGGKLHTGRSRNDQVATDMHLYLKKHVKKIVELVKDMQLAIVEQAEQHVETLIPGYTHLQRAQPISFAHHLLAYYWMLDRDANRLQESLERINVSPLGAGALAGTTFPIDRNLTAEMLGFSGIYNNSLDAVSDRDFILEFLSNCSILMMHMSRLAEEIILWCSQEFQFIELDDTFSTGSSIMPQKKNPDMAELIRGKTGRVYGNLMALLTVMKGTPLAYNKDMQEDKEGMFDTVHTVEGSLKIFAGMIRTMKVEKENMAKAVSNDFSNATELADYLATKGMPFREAHEIVGKLVLHCIEKQQFLLDLTLDEFKEASVLIEEDIYIVLQPKTAVERRISEGGTGFSEVKKQVKIAKTRLGI, via the coding sequence GTGACAACAAAGCTTTGGGGAGGTAGGTTTACTAAATCAACAGTAGAGTGGGTAGATGAATTTGGCGCATCCATCTCATTTGATAAAGAGCTTGTTGAGGAAGACATTCAAGGAAGTATTGCTCATGCAACTATGTTAAAAGCTACTGGCATACTGTCAGATCAAGAGGGAACCATTATCATTGAAGGTTTACAAGATCTTCTCCGAGAAGCTAAGAGAGGCAAGCTGGCATATTCTGAAGAAAATGAAGACATCCATTTAAATATTGAAAAGTTTCTTATTGAGAGAATTGGACCAGTAGGTGGTAAATTACACACAGGACGCAGTCGCAATGACCAAGTAGCTACAGACATGCATCTGTATTTGAAAAAGCATGTTAAGAAGATCGTTGAACTTGTTAAAGATATGCAGCTTGCTATTGTTGAACAAGCGGAGCAACATGTGGAAACACTTATACCCGGATATACACATCTACAAAGGGCTCAGCCCATTTCGTTTGCACATCACTTATTAGCGTACTACTGGATGCTAGACCGAGATGCAAACAGGTTGCAAGAATCTCTTGAAAGAATTAATGTATCACCGCTTGGAGCAGGGGCGTTGGCAGGGACCACATTCCCGATTGATAGAAATCTGACAGCTGAAATGCTTGGTTTTTCAGGCATTTACAACAATAGCTTGGATGCAGTAAGTGACCGTGATTTTATCTTGGAATTTTTGAGCAACTGTTCCATATTAATGATGCATATGTCTAGGCTTGCTGAAGAAATTATACTTTGGTGTTCTCAAGAATTTCAATTTATCGAATTAGATGATACGTTCTCAACTGGATCAAGTATTATGCCTCAAAAGAAGAATCCAGACATGGCAGAATTAATACGAGGGAAAACTGGTCGAGTGTACGGCAATTTAATGGCTTTACTCACTGTGATGAAGGGGACGCCTCTTGCGTACAATAAAGATATGCAAGAAGATAAAGAAGGTATGTTTGATACGGTTCATACTGTGGAAGGCTCTTTGAAAATTTTTGCTGGTATGATTCGAACAATGAAGGTAGAAAAAGAGAATATGGCGAAAGCTGTATCAAACGATTTTTCAAATGCAACTGAACTAGCAGATTATTTAGCAACAAAGGGTATGCCGTTTCGTGAGGCTCACGAGATCGTTGGTAAGTTAGTATTACATTGTATAGAAAAGCAGCAGTTCTTACTTGATTTAACACTAGATGAATTTAAAGAAGCATCCGTACTTATTGAAGAAGATATATATATTGTTCTTCAGCCTAAAACAGCAGTAGAAAGAAGAATTAGTGAGGGTGGCACAGGGTTTTCTGAAGTGAAAAAACAAGTCAAAATAGCAAAAACAAGACTTGGTATATAG
- the ald gene encoding alanine dehydrogenase, with protein sequence MRIGVPVEIKNNENRVAMTPAGAFNLVQNGHEVFIENNAGIGSGFTNEQYVEAGAQIVDTAAEAWSMDMVMKVKEPLESEYTYFREGLILFTYLHLAPEPELTKALIDNKVVGIAYETVQLANGSLPLLTPMSEVAGRMSTQIGAQYLEKPQGGKGILLGGVPGVKRGKVTVIGGGVAGTNAAKIAVGMGAEVTIIDLSPDRLRHLDDIFGKDITTLMSNPYNIAQAVKESDLVIGAVLIPGAKAPKLVTEDMVKEMTPGSVLVDIAIDQGGIFETTDRITTHDNPTYEKHGVVHYAVANMPGAVPRTSTIALTNVTVPYALQIANKGYVVACQENEALLKGINTLNGYVTYQAVAEAHGVSYAHARTQLEQV encoded by the coding sequence ATGCGTATAGGTGTTCCAGTGGAAATCAAAAATAATGAAAACAGAGTGGCAATGACACCGGCTGGTGCGTTTAATCTTGTGCAAAATGGCCATGAAGTTTTTATTGAAAATAATGCAGGAATTGGTTCAGGATTCACAAATGAACAATATGTAGAAGCAGGTGCTCAAATCGTAGATACAGCTGCTGAAGCATGGTCCATGGATATGGTTATGAAGGTTAAAGAGCCACTAGAAAGTGAATACACATATTTTCGAGAAGGTCTTATTTTATTCACATATTTACATCTCGCTCCAGAACCAGAGCTTACAAAGGCTTTAATTGATAATAAGGTAGTTGGTATTGCTTATGAAACAGTCCAGCTTGCAAACGGCTCATTACCACTTCTAACGCCTATGAGTGAAGTAGCAGGTCGAATGTCAACCCAAATAGGTGCGCAATATCTTGAAAAGCCTCAAGGGGGCAAGGGTATTTTGCTTGGAGGCGTACCAGGTGTGAAGCGTGGAAAGGTGACTGTTATTGGTGGTGGGGTTGCCGGAACGAATGCGGCTAAAATTGCAGTTGGTATGGGTGCAGAGGTAACTATCATTGATTTAAGCCCGGATCGTCTACGTCATTTAGATGATATTTTTGGGAAAGATATTACAACGTTAATGTCTAATCCATACAATATAGCTCAAGCTGTAAAAGAATCTGATCTAGTCATTGGTGCAGTGCTAATTCCTGGCGCTAAAGCTCCGAAGCTAGTGACAGAGGATATGGTAAAAGAAATGACCCCTGGTTCAGTACTTGTTGATATTGCGATTGATCAAGGTGGTATTTTTGAAACAACAGATCGAATCACTACACATGATAATCCAACATATGAAAAGCATGGTGTGGTTCATTATGCTGTAGCTAATATGCCTGGTGCTGTGCCAAGAACATCAACTATTGCATTAACGAATGTAACAGTGCCTTATGCATTGCAAATAGCTAATAAAGGATATGTAGTAGCATGCCAAGAAAATGAAGCACTTCTCAAAGGTATTAACACATTAAATGGGTATGTCACGTATCAAGCTGTAGCAGAAGCGCACGGTGTATCATATGCTCATGCTCGTACTCAATTAGAACAAGTTTGA
- a CDS encoding response regulator transcription factor, translated as MDQHTILVVDDDKEIRDAITIYLKNEGLHVLQAKDGLEAIDLLTERQIHLIIMDIMMPKLDGIATTFKVREDKNIPIIMLSAKSEDTDKVLGLQVGADDYVTKPFNPVELIARVKSQLRRYMKLGMFEGAKKSISINGLLLNQETKEVIVNGENVRLTAIEYKILELLMIHAPRIFSIDEIYEKVWNEPSYNAENTVAVHIRKIREKIEINPKEPRYLKVVWGLGYKIEK; from the coding sequence ATGGACCAGCATACGATATTAGTTGTTGATGATGATAAAGAGATAAGAGATGCCATAACTATTTATTTGAAAAATGAAGGATTACACGTGCTACAAGCAAAAGACGGTCTTGAAGCAATTGATTTACTTACTGAAAGACAAATTCATTTAATAATTATGGACATTATGATGCCAAAACTTGATGGCATTGCCACAACATTCAAAGTTAGAGAAGACAAGAATATCCCTATTATAATGCTGTCAGCTAAAAGTGAAGATACTGATAAAGTGCTCGGGTTACAAGTAGGAGCAGATGATTATGTAACAAAGCCATTTAATCCAGTTGAGTTAATTGCTCGTGTTAAATCGCAGTTACGTCGTTATATGAAGTTAGGTATGTTTGAAGGAGCAAAAAAATCTATTTCAATAAATGGTCTGTTATTAAATCAAGAAACAAAAGAAGTAATTGTGAACGGGGAAAATGTTCGTTTAACAGCAATCGAATACAAAATTCTAGAATTACTGATGATTCATGCTCCTCGTATTTTTTCTATCGATGAAATTTATGAAAAAGTGTGGAATGAACCTAGCTACAATGCTGAAAATACAGTTGCTGTTCACATTCGTAAAATTAGAGAAAAAATTGAAATCAATCCGAAAGAACCAAGATATTTGAAGGTGGTGTGGGGGCTTGGATATAAAATCGAAAAGTAG
- a CDS encoding cytosine permease yields MKQTSSAGLTLERFGLEAIPQQQRQTTALEYMIMQIAFSVNAGNFLVPALAVLEGGLSFIQAIIATVFGALVAFLLVSALSLPGGRYGLPAQYSIRAFLGSHGARVISSPIRTITSLYWFSVQTIGGTYLLIHILERIFQAAIPFWPLAFLISTSIATLAVIGFNAVKRVLKLFLPILIFGQAVLLFLFIRELNASDVSILTEGDRNIKTMAFFASLAFVQYVSGVSAAADMARYAKTSKHAFWGLFAGNSMGFILTAGFGAFSAAFFATNNPFIAGADITSSPFIIFIIFIMAMVSMISINLNNAYTGGFSLLNTFPALGRINSAIVFGALGVGLSMFPTFVNEAKQYISLLGALIIPLSSVIVTDYLLCKKGALSEQDLANIAANQYKLNFVALTVIVLGTALYMMIPEEYAPGFLTFLIVGICYFTIKIRK; encoded by the coding sequence ATGAAACAAACAAGTAGTGCAGGACTCACATTAGAACGATTTGGGTTAGAAGCCATACCGCAGCAGCAACGACAAACAACCGCTTTAGAATATATGATTATGCAAATTGCTTTTTCCGTTAATGCAGGTAATTTTTTAGTGCCTGCTCTTGCTGTATTAGAGGGTGGACTTTCCTTTATTCAAGCTATCATAGCAACTGTATTTGGAGCATTAGTAGCTTTTTTACTCGTATCTGCTCTATCATTGCCAGGTGGACGCTATGGCTTACCGGCTCAATATAGTATTCGAGCATTTTTGGGTTCGCACGGTGCTAGGGTTATCTCTTCACCAATCCGTACGATTACGTCTCTTTATTGGTTCAGTGTTCAAACAATAGGAGGAACATACCTTCTCATTCATATTTTAGAGCGAATCTTTCAAGCGGCCATCCCATTTTGGCCGTTAGCATTTTTAATTAGTACAAGTATAGCTACACTTGCTGTCATAGGCTTTAATGCAGTAAAACGCGTACTAAAGTTATTTTTGCCGATACTAATATTTGGTCAAGCCGTGTTGCTATTTTTATTTATACGCGAGTTAAACGCTAGTGACGTTTCCATCTTAACTGAAGGCGACCGCAATATAAAAACTATGGCCTTTTTTGCTAGCTTAGCTTTTGTTCAATATGTTTCAGGGGTAAGCGCGGCAGCTGATATGGCTCGATATGCCAAAACAAGTAAACATGCTTTTTGGGGTTTGTTTGCCGGAAACAGTATGGGCTTTATTTTAACAGCAGGCTTCGGTGCTTTTTCAGCAGCTTTTTTCGCAACAAACAATCCGTTTATAGCCGGAGCCGATATCACAAGCTCCCCTTTCATTATTTTCATAATATTCATTATGGCGATGGTATCAATGATATCAATAAATTTAAACAATGCTTATACAGGAGGCTTTAGCTTGCTAAATACGTTTCCGGCCCTAGGACGTATTAATAGTGCCATAGTATTTGGCGCTTTAGGCGTCGGATTAAGTATGTTTCCTACCTTCGTCAATGAAGCAAAGCAATATATCTCCTTATTAGGTGCACTCATTATCCCACTATCAAGCGTGATAGTAACTGATTACCTTTTATGTAAAAAAGGTGCTTTATCGGAGCAAGACCTTGCAAACATTGCTGCCAATCAATATAAATTAAATTTCGTAGCTTTAACTGTAATTGTTTTGGGCACAGCTCTATACATGATGATACCTGAAGAGTATGCGCCTGGCTTTTTAACATTTTTAATTGTTGGCATTTGCTACTTTACAATAAAAATAAGAAAGTAG
- a CDS encoding argininosuccinate synthase, whose protein sequence is MSKPKVVLAYSGGLDTSVAIKWLSSQGYDVVACCLDVGEGKDLSFVQQKALQVGAVASHMIDTKEEFAKEYALFALQSHALYEGKYPLVSALSRPLISKKLVEVAEKEGAVAVAHGCTGKGNDQVRFEVSIKALNPDLEVIAPVRDWKWSREEEIDYAKKHNIPIPVDLDSPFSIDQNLWGRSNECGVLENPWVAPPEEAYELTAAIENTPNTPDIIEIGFEAGVPITIDGKAYTLANLILELNQLAGKHGVGRIDHVENRLVGIKSREVYECPGAITLLKAHKELEDITLVKEVAHFKPFIGQKVTELIYNGLWFSPLRDALQSFISETQKQVTGIVRVKLFKGHAIVEGRQSAYSLYNEKLATYTSDDEFDHNAAVGFISLFGLPTKVHSIVNQKKDKKVTV, encoded by the coding sequence ATGTCAAAACCAAAAGTAGTGTTAGCTTATTCTGGTGGTTTAGATACGTCTGTTGCAATAAAGTGGTTAAGTTCACAAGGGTATGATGTCGTCGCATGCTGCTTAGATGTAGGAGAGGGCAAGGACTTATCCTTTGTACAACAGAAAGCTCTTCAAGTCGGAGCGGTAGCTTCACATATGATTGATACGAAGGAAGAATTTGCTAAAGAATATGCTCTGTTTGCTTTACAATCTCATGCGTTATATGAAGGGAAATACCCTTTAGTATCAGCACTATCGCGTCCCCTTATTTCTAAAAAACTAGTAGAAGTGGCAGAAAAGGAAGGGGCTGTTGCTGTAGCACATGGCTGTACAGGGAAAGGAAATGATCAGGTTCGCTTCGAAGTGTCAATTAAAGCTTTGAACCCAGACCTTGAAGTAATAGCCCCGGTACGTGATTGGAAGTGGTCACGAGAAGAGGAAATAGACTATGCGAAGAAGCACAATATCCCTATTCCGGTTGACTTAGATAGTCCGTTTTCTATAGACCAGAATTTATGGGGGCGAAGTAATGAGTGTGGTGTATTAGAAAACCCTTGGGTAGCACCACCTGAAGAAGCGTATGAGTTAACAGCTGCTATAGAAAATACACCAAATACGCCAGATATTATTGAAATTGGTTTTGAAGCAGGTGTGCCTATTACTATAGATGGCAAGGCGTATACGTTGGCAAACTTAATTCTAGAGCTCAATCAACTGGCAGGTAAACATGGCGTTGGCAGAATTGATCATGTTGAAAATAGATTAGTAGGAATCAAGTCTCGTGAAGTATATGAATGTCCAGGAGCTATTACATTACTAAAAGCACATAAAGAGCTTGAGGACATAACATTAGTAAAAGAAGTTGCTCACTTTAAGCCATTCATTGGTCAAAAGGTAACCGAACTTATTTATAACGGTCTATGGTTTTCCCCTCTGCGTGATGCATTACAGTCTTTTATTTCAGAAACACAAAAACAAGTAACAGGTATTGTTCGCGTTAAGCTATTTAAAGGTCATGCAATTGTAGAAGGACGTCAATCTGCTTATTCATTATATAATGAAAAGCTTGCTACCTATACTTCGGATGATGAGTTTGATCATAATGCTGCAGTAGGATTTATTTCATTATTCGGGTTACCGACAAAAGTTCATAGCATTGTAAATCAAAAGAAGGATAAGAAGGTGACAGTGTGA
- a CDS encoding DUF2164 domain-containing protein gives MFSLSREVKQQCIEDIQTYFAIERGEEIGFLGAEGLYDLFLKQLAPHVYNEGVKDAQSLMISMFANIEDELYVLLKQPEK, from the coding sequence ATGTTTTCTTTATCACGAGAAGTTAAACAACAATGTATTGAAGATATTCAGACTTATTTTGCTATAGAACGAGGCGAAGAGATTGGCTTTTTAGGAGCAGAAGGATTGTACGACCTTTTTTTAAAACAGCTTGCTCCTCATGTTTATAATGAAGGAGTAAAAGATGCACAATCATTAATGATATCTATGTTTGCTAACATAGAAGATGAGCTATACGTATTGTTGAAGCAGCCGGAAAAATAA
- a CDS encoding EcsC family protein — MSLTPYEKKRWQYIQSWEQRLGEYEPTDIERSFEKWLFSSFQQLPDELRNSTFAQMDNWLFHLHAYIQGSQWQHEAQERILSTARAIQSDITELEDLQSLSLEQLVVLADHNIAKHRLYSFIQGGLTGTGGVLLLGVDIPLMIALNLRAVQLVAMTYGHNVNTPFEMMTSLKVFHAAALPKRLKYEGWQNLRQGLETSTQRFFYEGTDELTNETWLEQPLKQLVKMIVVYSLRRKLIQGIPVIGMGIGATLNYQLTRKVTEYAHTYYQYRYIYDKKGINNE, encoded by the coding sequence ATGTCTTTAACACCCTATGAAAAAAAACGTTGGCAGTATATTCAAAGCTGGGAGCAACGACTAGGAGAGTATGAGCCGACAGACATTGAGAGATCTTTTGAGAAATGGCTATTTTCATCTTTTCAACAGCTTCCAGATGAATTAAGAAACTCGACTTTTGCCCAAATGGACAATTGGTTATTTCACTTACATGCTTATATTCAGGGCTCACAATGGCAACATGAAGCGCAGGAACGTATTTTATCTACTGCAAGGGCTATTCAATCAGATATTACCGAGTTAGAAGATTTACAAAGTTTATCGTTAGAGCAGCTAGTCGTCTTAGCAGATCATAATATTGCAAAGCATCGGTTATATTCATTTATTCAAGGGGGCTTAACAGGAACGGGTGGCGTGCTGCTACTTGGCGTTGATATCCCCTTAATGATTGCGTTAAATTTGCGTGCGGTACAATTAGTAGCTATGACTTATGGTCATAACGTTAATACGCCTTTTGAAATGATGACTTCGTTAAAAGTATTTCATGCTGCAGCGTTGCCGAAACGATTAAAGTACGAAGGATGGCAAAATCTTCGGCAAGGGTTAGAAACGTCAACGCAACGTTTTTTTTACGAGGGGACTGACGAGCTCACAAATGAAACGTGGCTTGAACAGCCATTAAAGCAACTAGTAAAAATGATTGTTGTTTATAGCTTACGTCGCAAGCTTATACAAGGGATACCTGTAATCGGTATGGGAATTGGTGCCACATTAAATTATCAGTTAACTAGGAAGGTAACAGAGTACGCACACACGTATTATCAATACCGCTACATTTATGATAAGAAGGGAATTAATAATGAGTAG
- a CDS encoding HAMP domain-containing sensor histidine kinase has translation MDIKSKSSGTKFVFLIITFFVFAYGVATTLQNINYAPELETSYFKTNEFAHEIEEFINLFSEVELDYVDFETAKEQIQVTNEDIQRVKDQNLTRLQEEIALLDIELYEENQEINEEAIATKRNEQVEVLKEKYNLSQTKLIALAKEQKVAELQKQYDYLTEQRERFQYMKQYIDFYIKDSTGTVYSNLDNTDYEHVKTQSVFAQKFPYHTRMNDSLTGVNRVFITRDVTGFIAIPKDNHSLIMENMYDYQDRLIQFFIQLAISVTALVIGAIFLYRSRATIATILESLRLPYYKIPIDIRIVGLLITLFFLLISFGTLSLRYISIGDFVVFVIILALFFMQCKFTFETIKRKQFKDEWKKGFIYKQKNAIKNSFLYKSPFVRILLLAIISGGLGFATLVVIIQPEAIFVYLFLMFVFGGGTLLIGLKKIALFNSILETTKEMAEGNVVKEIEVKGNSPLMQLAKYVNQLARGVQVSQQVQAKSERLKTELISNVSHDLRTPLTSIINYTNFLKNDELSDEERRKYIDIIDNKSQRLKVLIDDLFEVSKMATGNIELQKEHIDIMQLLKQSLGEYDEKLTEANLTIKLNTVKPQLFVYVDGAKMWRVFDNIIGNILKYSLQHTRVYINVEETDQDVKIVFKNISKYDLKENVDELFERFKRGDESRQTDGSGLGLAIAKTIVDHHNGNLEIELDGDLFKTIVTLMKS, from the coding sequence TTGGATATAAAATCGAAAAGTAGTGGTACGAAATTTGTTTTTCTTATTATAACGTTCTTTGTGTTTGCATATGGTGTTGCGACAACATTACAAAATATAAACTACGCTCCTGAGCTGGAAACTAGTTATTTTAAGACAAATGAGTTCGCACATGAAATTGAAGAATTTATAAATTTATTCAGTGAAGTCGAGCTTGATTATGTAGATTTTGAAACGGCAAAAGAGCAAATACAGGTTACAAATGAAGATATTCAACGTGTGAAGGATCAAAATCTTACACGACTTCAAGAGGAAATAGCACTATTAGATATAGAGCTTTACGAGGAAAATCAAGAGATTAATGAAGAAGCAATAGCTACAAAGCGAAATGAACAAGTGGAAGTTTTAAAGGAGAAATATAACTTATCTCAGACAAAGCTTATTGCTTTAGCTAAGGAGCAAAAGGTTGCTGAGCTGCAAAAGCAATATGATTACTTAACTGAACAAAGAGAAAGATTTCAATATATGAAACAGTACATTGATTTTTATATAAAAGATAGTACTGGAACGGTATATTCCAATTTAGATAATACTGATTATGAGCACGTGAAAACACAAAGCGTATTTGCTCAGAAATTTCCTTATCATACAAGAATGAACGATAGTTTAACGGGCGTAAATCGTGTTTTTATTACGAGAGACGTGACAGGCTTTATCGCTATCCCTAAGGATAATCATAGCTTAATAATGGAAAATATGTATGATTATCAAGATAGACTTATTCAATTTTTTATACAATTAGCAATTAGTGTTACGGCTTTAGTAATAGGTGCCATTTTTCTATATAGAAGCCGTGCTACGATAGCAACTATTCTTGAATCACTGAGGCTACCATATTATAAAATACCGATTGACATAAGAATAGTTGGTTTACTTATTACACTTTTCTTTTTACTAATATCATTCGGTACTCTGTCTCTGAGATATATAAGTATCGGTGATTTTGTTGTCTTTGTAATTATTTTAGCGTTATTTTTTATGCAATGTAAATTTACATTTGAAACTATAAAAAGGAAACAGTTTAAGGATGAATGGAAAAAAGGCTTTATTTATAAACAGAAGAATGCCATAAAAAATAGTTTTCTATATAAAAGTCCGTTTGTAAGAATATTATTGTTAGCAATCATCTCGGGTGGATTAGGTTTTGCAACGTTAGTGGTAATAATACAGCCAGAAGCTATCTTTGTGTATCTATTTTTAATGTTCGTATTTGGTGGAGGGACGCTTTTAATAGGATTGAAAAAGATTGCATTATTTAACTCGATACTAGAGACGACAAAAGAGATGGCAGAAGGTAACGTTGTTAAAGAAATAGAAGTAAAAGGTAATAGTCCACTAATGCAATTAGCAAAGTATGTTAATCAGTTAGCAAGAGGCGTACAAGTATCACAACAAGTTCAAGCTAAAAGTGAACGGTTAAAAACAGAGCTAATTTCTAATGTTAGTCATGATTTAAGAACACCGCTCACATCGATTATTAATTACACAAACTTTTTGAAAAATGACGAATTATCCGATGAAGAGAGACGTAAGTACATTGACATAATTGATAATAAATCACAGCGCTTAAAGGTTCTTATTGATGATTTATTTGAAGTATCAAAGATGGCAACTGGAAATATAGAACTCCAGAAAGAGCACATAGATATTATGCAACTTCTAAAACAATCGTTAGGTGAATATGATGAAAAACTAACGGAGGCAAATTTAACAATCAAACTAAATACAGTTAAACCTCAGCTGTTTGTGTATGTCGATGGTGCGAAAATGTGGCGTGTGTTTGATAACATTATAGGTAACATCTTGAAATATTCATTACAGCATACAAGGGTGTATATTAACGTTGAAGAAACAGATCAAGATGTTAAGATTGTGTTTAAGAACATCTCTAAATATGACTTAAAAGAAAATGTCGATGAATTATTTGAACGCTTTAAGCGTGGAGACGAATCACGTCAAACAGATGGATCAGGGTTAGGTTTAGCTATTGCAAAAACAATTGTTGACCATCATAACGGCAATTTAGAAATAGAATTAGATGGTGATCTGTTTAAAACAATAGTAACATTAATGAAATCCTAA